Proteins from one Anastrepha obliqua isolate idAnaObli1 chromosome 2, idAnaObli1_1.0, whole genome shotgun sequence genomic window:
- the LOC129239408 gene encoding phospholipid-transporting ATPase IF, with product MNFVSRHDHLAGGYRRVNTATYGFPLFHNAEESKGFVKESLSWKWHKGSRVSTINDWLQIKIGGDEEVKKKKGRQQLNRIKSTKYTIITFLPQNLLEQFRRIANFYFLIMTVISLLIDSPVSPLTSLLPLVFVIAVTAAKQGYEDFLRYRTDNVVNRSPVTVIRNGVETNIQSQYVCPGDLVVVERDCDVPCDLVLLRSTDPHGKCFITTANLDGESNLKTLMVPRDLPLVEINQLHKLGTIECESPKTDLYSFNGKLELAGGEGRVLPLSADNVLLRGSRVKNTECVIGCAVYTGMTTKLQLNSRLTRNKTASSEIYVNRFLIVVLVMMICIVTMMYLFKRYEEIFIIPSYTYLGAAADGYSVKQFLQDYLSFLILFNYLIPISLYVTIELQRGIGGFFMEWDIQLYDEATDENFIVNTSNLNEELGQINILFSDKTGTLTKNEMIFQQCSINGRKYMFKKTRLLEEGTGALIDINKFNKDHKNFFEALAICHTVQVAGDASANGAKEAETPDKETDGKSALAKMYSISDITEESSNSSQQSSVNFDNKQVLETSLSNNPSGQIHNSINSNGITGHTNSTSPNGSIATNMTSDINPLLDETDKVEKRKRPLIVKRSPNFTRATSRIQPVMSLPPQLSNGAGCTIEMVSRATDPNLLMVTDSRPSSLPFTRSTSAIDLPEIEVFPNAGGHKRSQSYGAPGAYLTQPVQQGGVVLRTASNISRESYAAPNFQRQPTLLIRAESQRRKNEIEQVVHMLEYQASSPDEKALVEACANLGLVYMGDDDEVLRIRIVPPHMDYSRPFSVGKVNEMHFSRLHVLEFTSDRKRMSVIVKDESGTKWIYTKGAESYVFPLCANNQSNIVSRTDAHISDFARQGLRTLAVARRRVGDEEYKQFIAGVNEANSSLENRKELLEQTYANIERNLELLGSTAVEDALQDDVADTLISLQKADIKVWVLTGDKVETALNIALSCGHIPADAIKYFIIDCRSKEDMLLHLNALDREIIFGIGAPCALLIDGTSLSIALSETPEVFRDVAIKCTAVLCCRLSPLQKSEVVSLVRTSKAGYTTAAVGDGANDVSMIQEAHVGLGIMGKEGRQAARCADFAFAKFCMLKRLILVHGHYHTTRLSFLVLYFFYKNIFFMGIMFLFQFYSLFSSGSVYDSLFLTLYNVIYTSLPILFISLTEKEYSEETLMQQPELYKKNTNNKGLHWKYFLGWTFFAVYHTLIAFFFAEYVFSRNNVLLNVGQPAEFSCFGTLLIEIVVIVVNLKLVLESKYLSYWYIATIVGSILSFVITTVIYNVINLDYDTDIYWAYNKILCSIPMWLFTIVTVIACLLPDYVIRATPKAFNLPKRSFYPNKGRLMMKRQAQSTHL from the exons ACAGTCCGGTCTCCCCGTTGACATCCTTGCTGCCGCTGGTCTTTGTAATCGCCGTGACAGCCGCTAAACAGGGCTATGAAGACTTCTTACGCTACAGAACCGACAATGTCGTCAATCGTTCACCAG TAACTGTCATACGCAATGGTGTTGAGACAAACATACAATCGCAGTACGTTTGCCCGGGCGATTTAGTAGTGGTGGAGCGCGATTGTGATGTGCCCTGTGATTTGGTGTTATTACGGAGTACCGATCCACATGGCAAATGTTTCATCACCACAGCCAATTTGGATGGAGAATCCAATTTGAAGACACTGATGGTGCCGCGCGATCTACCATTAGTCGAGATAAACCAGTTGCACAAGTTAGGCACCATCGAGTGCGAGAGTCCGAAGACTGATCTATATAGTTTCAATGGTAAGCTGGAGTTGGCCGGTGGCGAGGGACGTGTGCTGCCACTCTCAGCTGATAATGTGTTGTTGCGCGGTTCGCGCGTCAAGAATACCGAATGTGTGATTGGGTGTGCCGTTTACACCGGCATGACCACCAAGCTTCAGCTGAACAGCCGGCTGACGCGTAATAAAACTGCCTCTAGTGAGATATATGTGAATCGTTTTTTGATTGTGGTGCTGGTCATGATGATTTGCATTGTGACAATGATGTACTTATTCAAGCG TTACGAGgagatttttattataccaTCGTATACATATTTGGGTGCAGCGGCCGATGGTTATAGTGTGAAACAGTTTCTGCAGGATTACCTTTCTTTTTTGATACTCTTTAATTACCTGATACCAATATCGTTATATGTGACTATTGAGTTGCAGCGTGGTATTGGCGGTTTCTTCATGGAGTGGGATATACAGTTATATGATGAAGCGACCGACGAAAATTTCATAGTAAACACATCCAATTTGAATGAGGAACTGGGTCAgattaacattttgttttcggATAAAACTGGCACACTAACGAAGAACGAAATGATTTTCCAACAGTGTTCAATAAATGGGCGAAAGTATATGTTTAAGAAGACGCGCTTACTGGAGGAAGGAACTGGTGCACTGATCGATATCAACAAATTCAAT AAAGATCACAAGAACTTTTTCGAAGCATTGGCCATATGTCACACGGTTCAAGTAGCGGGCGATGCAAGTGCCAATGGTGCAAAAGAAGCTGAAACGCCTGACAAAGAGACTGATGGCAAGAGTGCGCTCGCAAAAATGTATTCCATTTCCGACATCACCGAAGAGAGTAGCAATTCTAGTCAACAAAGTAGTGTAAATTTCGATAACAAGCAAGTGCTGGAAACATCTTTGTCCAATAATCCAAGTGGTCAAATTCATAACAGCATCAATTCCAACGGCATTACCGGTCACACAAATTCTACCAGCCCAAATGGCTCGATTGCTACAAATATGACATCTGATATAAATCCACTACTTGACGAAACCGATAAAGTCGAGAAACGCAAACGTCCATTAATTGTTAAGCGCAGTCCAAATTTTACGCGCGCTACATCGAGAATACAGCCAGTCATGTCGTTACCACCACAACTGTCAAATGGCGCTGGGTGCACGATAGAAATGGTAAGTCGTGCCACAGACCCCAATTTACTGATGGTAACAGATTCACGGCCCTCGTCATTACCTTTTACGCGTTCTACATCGGCAATAGATTTGCCAGAAATAGAGGTTTTTCCGAATGCGGGCGGCCACAAACGGTCACAGTCCTATGGTGCACCAGGCGCTTATTTAACGCAACCAG TGCAACAAGGCGGAGTTGTTTTACGCACAGCCAGCAACATATCGCGTGAATCCTACGCAGCGCCTAACTTTCAACGGCAGCCCACGCTTCTGATACGCGCTGAATCGCAGCGTCGTAAGAACGAGATTGAACAGGTTGTGCA CATGCTCGAATACCAAGCATCGAGCCCAGATGAAAAGGCACTCGTTGAGGCTTGCGCCAACTTGGGTCTAGTTTATATGGGCGATGATGATGAAGTCTTGCGAATTCGCATTGTACCGCCGCACATGGACTATTCACGTCCGTTTTCCGTTGGCAAAGTGAACGAAATGCATTTTAGTCGCTTACATGTGTTGGAATTCACTTCGGATCGCAAGCGTATGAGTGTGATTGTTAAGGATGAGAGCGGTACAAAATGGATTTACACGAAAGGTGCGGAGAGTTATGTATTTCCGTTATGTGCCAATAATCAATCGAACATTGTGTCACGTACTGATGCGCATATAAGCGATTTCGCAAGACAGGGTTTACGCACGTTGGCAGTAGCACGGCGGCGTGTTGGCGATGAGGAGTACAAACAGTTCATTGCTGGAGTGAATGAGGCAAACAGTTCGTTGGAAAATCGAAAAGAATTGTTGGAGCAAACCTATGCTAACATCGAGCGca ATCTCGAGCTACTTGGCTCCACCGCCGTCGAAGATGCATTGCAGGACGATGTTGCCGATACGCTGATCTCTCTGCAAAAAGCAGACATTAAAGTTTGGGTACTGACTGGCGATAAGGTTGAGACGGCACTCAACATCGCGCTCTCTTGTGGACACATACCAGCCGACGCCATTAAGTACTTTATTATCGATTGCCGTTCGAAAGAAGATATGCTGCTACATTTAAATGCACTGGATCGCGAGATTATCTTCGGCATTGGTGCACCATGTGCGCTACTAATCGATGGTACGAGTTTAAGCATAGCGCTTAGTGAAACGCCAGAAGTATTTCGCGATGTAGCGATCAAATGTACGGCTGTGCTTTGTTGCCGATTGAGTCCATTGCAAAAAAGTGAAGTAGTTTCATTAGTTAGGACCTCAAAGGCTGGTTACACAACTGCTGCAGTTGGTGATGGTGCAAACGATGTGTCAATGATTCAAGAGGCACATGTGGGCCTTGGTATAATGGGGAAAGAGGGACGTCAGGCGGCGCGTTGTGCAGATTTTGCTTTTGCCAAATTTTGTATGCTGAAGCGTTTGATATTGGTGCATGGACATTACCATACAACGCGTTTGTCCTTTTTGGTGCTCTACTTCTTCTATAAGAATATCTTTTTTATGGGTATTATGTTCCTCTTTCAATTCTATTCACTGTTCTCTTCGGGATCGGTGTATGATTCTCTGTTCCTGACGCTATACAATGTGATCTACACCTCGTTGCCGATTTTATTTATATCTCTTACTGAGAAGGAATACAGCGAAGAAACACTGATGCA GCAACCGGAGCTTTATAAAAAGAATACGAACAACAAAGGTCTACACTGGAAGTACTTCCTTGGTTGGACCTTTTTTGCCGTCTATCACACGCTGATCGCTTTCTTCTTCGCCGAATATGTGTTTTCCAGAAACAATGTTCTTTTGAATGTGGGTCAACCGGCGGAGTTCTCTTGCTTTGGTACGCTGCTTATTGAGATCGTTGTTATTGTGGTCAACTTGAAATTGGTGTTAGAGTCCAAGTACCTGAGCTATTGGTATATAGCAACGATTGTGGGTTCCATACTATCGTTTGTGATAACTACTGTAATCTATAACGTAATCAATCT GGACTACGACACCGACATCTATTGGGCCTACAATAAGATACTATGTTCTATTCCAATGTGGCTTTTCACTATAGTCACAGTGATTGCGTGTCTACTGCCTGATTATGTGATAAGAGCTACACCGAAAGCTTTTAATTTGCCGAAACGTAGTTTTTACCCAAATAAGGGTCGTTTAATGATGAAACGACAAGCCCAGTCGACACATTTATGA